One segment of Pseudoalteromonas rubra DNA contains the following:
- the hda gene encoding DnaA inactivator Hda — MMQPMQMALPVTLPDDETFSAYFGGEESLEVTHLKSALESGQQDFQFTYLCGLGDSGKSHLLYATCIHAQEQGLSTILLSLREVINFGPAVLDGLETLDVVCIDDVHLVAGDEPWEKALFNFFNRFNEPGKCLVVTADLLPNMLNLSLPDLESRFTWGTTFQIRSMSDDDKAEALVKRAKMRGLELSDECARFLLTRLSRDMRALLDVLDKLDHASMAAQRKLTIPFIKTTLNL, encoded by the coding sequence TGGTGAGGAGTCACTTGAAGTGACGCATCTGAAAAGCGCGCTTGAATCGGGCCAGCAGGATTTTCAGTTCACTTATTTGTGTGGCCTGGGTGATTCAGGTAAGTCGCATTTACTTTATGCCACTTGTATCCATGCGCAAGAGCAGGGCCTGTCGACCATACTGCTGTCGCTCAGAGAGGTTATTAACTTTGGTCCGGCGGTGCTCGATGGCCTGGAAACTCTCGATGTTGTGTGTATTGATGATGTGCATTTGGTAGCAGGTGATGAGCCCTGGGAAAAAGCCCTGTTTAACTTCTTTAACCGCTTTAACGAACCTGGAAAGTGCCTGGTTGTGACTGCAGATCTGCTGCCGAACATGCTCAATTTGAGTTTGCCGGATCTGGAATCACGATTTACCTGGGGGACCACCTTTCAGATCCGCTCAATGAGCGATGACGATAAAGCCGAAGCGCTGGTAAAACGCGCAAAAATGCGGGGCCTTGAACTCAGTGATGAATGCGCGCGATTTTTACTGACCCGGCTTAGCCGCGATATGCGTGCTTTGCTGGATGTGCTTGATAAACTGGATCATGCTTCAATGGCAGCCCAGCGAAAATTAACTATCCCATTCATTAAGACAACTTTGAATTTGTGA
- the pheS gene encoding phenylalanine--tRNA ligase subunit alpha, producing the protein MNLENILAQALDAVANASEVAQLEEVRVNYLGKKGEITGLLKTLGKLAPEERKEAGQVINQAKNQVQTAINEKREALEQAALAQKLAAETIDVTLPGRTAPQGGLHPVTRTIERIEQFFGELGFAVKSGPEVEDDFHNFDALNIPEHHPARADHDTFYFNPKLVLRTQTSGVQIRTMEAEQPPLRIISPGRVYRNDYDQTHTPMFHQVEGLMVDTDVSFTELKGILHDFLRNFFEEDMEIRFRPSYFPFTEPSAEVDVKGKNGKWLEVLGCGMVHPNVLRSVGIDPEKYTGFAFGMGVERLTMLRYGVNDLRAFFENDLKFLNQFR; encoded by the coding sequence ATGAACTTAGAGAATATTTTAGCGCAAGCGCTAGACGCCGTTGCTAACGCGAGCGAAGTTGCGCAACTTGAGGAAGTCAGAGTTAATTACCTTGGTAAAAAAGGTGAGATCACTGGACTACTAAAAACCCTGGGTAAACTGGCACCAGAAGAACGTAAAGAAGCAGGCCAGGTGATTAACCAGGCAAAAAATCAGGTTCAGACTGCGATCAATGAAAAGCGCGAAGCGCTGGAGCAGGCTGCTCTTGCTCAAAAACTGGCGGCGGAAACTATTGATGTAACACTGCCTGGCCGTACTGCACCGCAGGGTGGTTTACACCCGGTAACGCGGACCATTGAGCGTATTGAGCAGTTTTTTGGAGAGCTAGGCTTTGCGGTTAAGTCAGGCCCGGAAGTAGAAGATGATTTCCATAACTTTGATGCGCTGAATATTCCAGAGCACCATCCGGCTCGTGCTGATCATGACACCTTTTACTTTAACCCTAAGCTGGTTTTGAGAACGCAAACCAGTGGTGTTCAGATCCGTACTATGGAAGCTGAGCAGCCGCCTCTGCGTATTATTTCTCCGGGTCGAGTGTATCGTAACGATTACGATCAGACACACACGCCGATGTTCCACCAGGTTGAAGGCCTGATGGTAGACACCGACGTGAGCTTCACTGAATTGAAAGGTATTTTGCACGACTTTTTACGTAACTTTTTCGAAGAAGACATGGAGATCCGCTTCCGTCCTTCGTACTTCCCGTTCACTGAGCCGTCAGCGGAAGTGGATGTGAAAGGTAAAAATGGTAAGTGGTTAGAAGTGTTAGGCTGCGGAATGGTGCACCCGAACGTATTGCGCTCTGTGGGCATTGACCCTGAGAAGTACACTGGATTTGCATTTGGTATGGGCGTAGAACGTCTGACCATGCTGCGCTATGGCGTAAATGACTTACGTGCTTTCTTCGAAAACGATTTAAAATTCCTAAACCAATTCAGATAA
- the pheT gene encoding phenylalanine--tRNA ligase subunit beta: protein MKFSEKWLREWVNPAIDTEALSEQLSMAGLEVDGVDPVAGDFDGVVIGEVVECGQHPDADKLRVTKVNVGEDELLDIVCGAANCRAGLKVAVAKVGAVLPGGFKIKKAKLRGQPSHGMLCAFEELGMAESSDGILELPADAQIGQNIREYFNLDDVTIDVDLTANRSDCLGIKGLAREVGVLNGIDVNELAIPAVEPTIDDKIEIELVNSQACPRYLGRVVKGINLDAITPLWMVEKLRRSGIRSIDPVVDITNYVLLELGHPMHAFDLSAIEGGIKVRSAADNEELVLLDGNTAKLKPSTLVIADHNKALAMAGIFGGENSGVKEGTTDILLESAFFNPLAIAGQARSYGLHTDASHRYERGVDYQLQRDAMERATALLLEIAGGQAGPVVEAVSEADLPEAKSVTLRRARLDRVIGYHIADEKVTDILTRLGLDVAFANDSWTAVVPSYRFDISIEEDLIEEVARVFGYNNIPNVAPTAALKMTDHQEARLPVSRLRNELVARGYQEAITYSFVDPKKQQLLHPESDALVLPHPISVEMSAMRVSLMPGLLNAVAYNQNRQQARIRLFEHGLKFVKDEAAENGVRQTPVIGGVVYGNTHNEHWGIESRKTDFFDVKGDVEALLALCNDKARFSFKAQPSDGLHPGQSAAIYANGEKVGYIGAVHPQLQKSLDLNETAYVFEVETAAIAERKLPEAVSISKFPSNRRDIAILVADDVKIGDILESIEKVGGNQLVDLNLFDVYKGKGIEPGYKSLAIALTLQAVDRTLEEKDINDTVEIVVAELAKQFNASLRD, encoded by the coding sequence ATGAAATTTAGTGAAAAGTGGTTAAGAGAATGGGTTAATCCTGCGATTGATACCGAGGCTCTATCTGAACAGCTATCAATGGCCGGTCTGGAAGTAGACGGTGTCGACCCGGTTGCAGGTGACTTTGATGGCGTGGTTATCGGTGAAGTTGTTGAGTGTGGTCAGCACCCGGATGCAGACAAGCTACGTGTCACCAAAGTAAACGTAGGCGAAGACGAGCTGCTGGATATCGTCTGTGGTGCGGCAAACTGCCGTGCGGGCTTGAAAGTAGCTGTGGCGAAAGTCGGTGCAGTTTTGCCGGGCGGCTTTAAGATCAAAAAAGCAAAGTTACGCGGCCAACCTTCACACGGCATGCTGTGTGCGTTTGAAGAGCTGGGCATGGCTGAAAGCTCAGATGGTATTTTAGAGCTACCAGCTGACGCACAAATTGGTCAAAACATCCGCGAATACTTTAACCTTGACGATGTCACCATCGACGTTGACCTGACTGCAAACCGCAGTGATTGTCTGGGTATTAAAGGCCTTGCGCGCGAAGTCGGCGTATTAAATGGTATTGATGTCAATGAGCTGGCTATCCCGGCCGTTGAACCTACTATTGATGACAAGATTGAGATTGAACTGGTGAACAGCCAGGCCTGTCCTCGTTACCTTGGCCGTGTAGTGAAAGGCATCAACCTGGATGCAATCACACCACTTTGGATGGTTGAAAAGTTGCGTCGCTCTGGCATTCGCTCAATCGATCCGGTTGTTGATATTACTAACTACGTATTACTTGAGCTGGGTCACCCTATGCATGCGTTTGACTTAAGTGCCATAGAAGGTGGTATTAAAGTACGCAGTGCAGCTGACAATGAAGAGCTGGTATTGCTTGATGGCAACACAGCGAAACTTAAGCCAAGCACATTAGTGATTGCAGATCACAACAAAGCGCTGGCGATGGCGGGTATTTTCGGTGGCGAAAACTCAGGGGTAAAAGAAGGCACCACGGATATTTTACTGGAAAGTGCATTCTTTAATCCGCTGGCGATTGCTGGTCAGGCGCGTAGCTATGGTCTGCATACAGATGCGTCACACCGTTATGAGCGCGGTGTGGATTATCAACTACAGCGTGATGCAATGGAGCGAGCAACGGCCTTGCTACTTGAAATCGCTGGCGGCCAGGCAGGTCCGGTTGTAGAAGCCGTGTCTGAAGCTGATTTGCCTGAGGCAAAATCTGTGACACTGCGCCGTGCTCGTCTCGATCGTGTCATTGGCTACCATATTGCTGATGAAAAAGTGACTGATATCCTCACGCGCCTTGGTCTGGATGTGGCGTTTGCCAATGATAGCTGGACTGCAGTCGTACCAAGTTATCGTTTCGACATTAGTATTGAAGAAGACCTCATTGAAGAAGTTGCACGTGTGTTTGGGTATAACAATATCCCAAATGTAGCACCGACTGCGGCATTAAAGATGACCGATCACCAGGAAGCGCGTTTGCCGGTCTCTCGCCTGCGTAACGAACTGGTTGCACGTGGCTATCAGGAAGCGATTACCTACAGCTTTGTTGATCCTAAGAAACAGCAACTGCTGCACCCTGAAAGCGACGCTCTGGTACTGCCACATCCTATTTCGGTGGAAATGTCTGCGATGCGCGTAAGCCTGATGCCGGGGTTACTTAATGCCGTAGCCTACAACCAAAACCGCCAGCAGGCTCGCATCCGTTTGTTTGAACACGGCCTGAAGTTTGTTAAAGACGAAGCCGCGGAGAATGGCGTTCGTCAAACACCGGTGATTGGTGGTGTGGTATATGGCAACACGCACAATGAACATTGGGGCATTGAAAGCCGTAAGACCGATTTCTTTGACGTGAAAGGTGATGTAGAGGCGTTGCTGGCTCTATGCAATGACAAAGCGCGTTTTAGCTTCAAAGCACAACCAAGCGATGGTTTGCACCCGGGTCAATCTGCTGCCATTTATGCCAATGGTGAGAAAGTAGGTTATATCGGTGCGGTTCATCCGCAGCTGCAAAAATCACTGGATCTTAATGAAACTGCGTATGTTTTTGAAGTTGAAACAGCAGCGATCGCTGAGCGTAAGCTTCCAGAAGCCGTTAGTATCTCGAAATTCCCGTCAAATCGCCGTGATATTGCTATTTTAGTTGCAGATGATGTAAAAATAGGCGATATTTTAGAAAGCATTGAGAAAGTTGGCGGAAATCAATTAGTTGACCTAAACTTATTCGATGTGTATAAGGGCAAAGGTATTGAGCCTGGTTATAAGAGTTTAGCCATTGCTCTAACACTGCAAGCCGTTGATAGAACGCTCGAAGAGAAAGACATCAACGACACTGTAGAAATCGTGGTGGCCGAATTGGCCAAACAATTTAATGCATCGTTGAGGGACTAG
- the ihfA gene encoding integration host factor subunit alpha yields MALTKADIAEHLFEKLGINKKDAKDLVEAFFEEIRSALESGEQVKLSGFGNFDLRDKKERPGRNPKTGEDIPISARRVVTFRPGQKLKTRVEVGTSKNL; encoded by the coding sequence ATGGCGCTTACTAAAGCCGACATAGCTGAACACCTATTTGAGAAATTGGGGATAAATAAAAAGGATGCCAAAGACTTAGTTGAAGCGTTTTTTGAAGAAATCCGCTCAGCGCTGGAAAGTGGAGAGCAGGTAAAGCTGTCCGGTTTTGGTAATTTCGACCTGCGTGATAAAAAAGAGCGTCCTGGTCGTAACCCTAAAACTGGTGAAGACATTCCCATCTCGGCACGTCGTGTTGTAACTTTTAGACCTGGTCAGAAGTTAAAAACACGTGTTGAAGTGGGAACCAGCAAAAACCTGTGA
- a CDS encoding EAL domain-containing protein encodes MTNRIKNISVAWLISSLLFGSLAIFVYVQQKEAAKQSVQAASELIRQELDSQLHNIDVFLKHAERLDETCDAHTISLMREQVFVNPALSEIGIVDEYGRLLCNSFGRLTPPVQTTEPIKQPGLRYHGPIITDFLQVPAFVLARTRNDGFEVNALLPTSWLSDTLDITRHKNLAFIALLDGKSGVPIFLRGKYTLPLGETIFPMTDVLEFEGHFDDGTQKYIFARPLAALPQLTIMVASDAKRLSAIQPVWLLALLLLYCGSLVGLTMLLNHYDSRVLSSRALLLGAISKQELFNVYQPLVDATTREVVGVEVLIRWQHPVEGELSPAYFIPEAERDGSILDLSIYQIERALTELRAILKSKPNFKVSFNVNGYLLTCADYLEVLHKANLVIPKLTIELTERDVLSQAQIHSVLQSLVNSGVEIAIDDFGTGYSGLHYLQSFPIDLLKIDQTFVASIGMDNLQSPVLNAMIEMAAKLNKKLIAEGVETAHQAEYLSRQGVCVHQGWYYYKAMPIQKLKEVC; translated from the coding sequence TTGACTAATCGTATAAAAAATATCAGTGTTGCGTGGTTGATAAGCTCTCTGCTATTTGGCTCGCTGGCGATTTTTGTCTACGTGCAACAGAAAGAAGCCGCAAAGCAATCTGTTCAGGCCGCCTCCGAATTGATCCGACAGGAACTTGATTCGCAGCTTCATAATATTGATGTCTTTTTAAAACATGCAGAGCGCCTCGATGAAACCTGCGATGCTCATACTATCTCTTTAATGCGAGAGCAGGTGTTTGTTAATCCGGCATTGAGTGAGATTGGCATCGTTGATGAGTATGGCCGTTTACTGTGTAACTCGTTTGGTCGTCTGACGCCCCCGGTACAAACCACAGAGCCGATAAAACAACCCGGCTTGAGATATCATGGCCCAATCATTACTGACTTTTTGCAAGTTCCTGCGTTTGTTCTGGCGCGCACACGCAATGATGGTTTTGAGGTCAATGCCTTACTACCAACCAGCTGGCTGAGTGACACGTTAGATATTACCCGGCATAAAAACCTGGCTTTCATTGCTTTGCTTGATGGGAAGTCCGGCGTGCCTATCTTTTTACGTGGGAAATACACTTTACCTTTGGGTGAGACGATATTTCCCATGACCGATGTGCTGGAGTTTGAAGGACACTTTGATGATGGCACTCAAAAATATATTTTTGCACGCCCGCTTGCTGCTTTGCCGCAACTGACCATCATGGTGGCCAGCGATGCAAAGCGACTCTCTGCCATTCAACCTGTGTGGTTGCTAGCCCTGTTACTTTTATATTGTGGCTCTTTGGTGGGACTCACCATGTTGCTCAACCACTATGATAGTCGTGTCTTGAGTAGCCGGGCACTATTGCTTGGGGCTATCAGTAAACAAGAGCTTTTTAATGTATATCAGCCTCTGGTAGATGCAACGACCCGAGAAGTTGTTGGGGTTGAAGTGTTGATCCGCTGGCAACATCCAGTTGAGGGCGAGCTTAGTCCAGCTTATTTTATTCCTGAAGCAGAGCGGGATGGCAGTATTCTTGATCTGTCTATTTATCAGATAGAAAGAGCACTGACTGAATTGCGTGCGATTTTAAAAAGTAAACCGAACTTTAAAGTGTCGTTTAACGTAAATGGATATCTGTTGACCTGCGCAGACTATCTTGAAGTTTTACACAAAGCGAACCTGGTTATTCCTAAGCTCACCATAGAGCTGACTGAGCGGGATGTTTTATCTCAGGCACAAATACACTCTGTGCTTCAGTCATTGGTAAACTCAGGGGTCGAGATCGCGATAGATGACTTCGGTACGGGTTACAGTGGTTTGCATTACCTGCAGAGTTTTCCCATTGATCTGCTGAAGATTGATCAAACCTTTGTTGCGTCTATTGGGATGGATAATCTGCAATCCCCCGTACTAAATGCGATGATAGAGATGGCAGCTAAGCTTAATAAAAAGTTGATTGCAGAAGGCGTAGAAACGGCGCATCAGGCAGAGTATTTATCCCGTCAGGGCGTGTGTGTGCATCAGGGCTGGTACTATTATAAAGCGATGCCTATTCAGAAGCTTAAAGAGGTTTGTTAA
- a CDS encoding alpha-glucosidase family protein yields MAHNEWWKGAVIYQVYPRSFCDTNNDGIGDLQGIISKLDYIKSLGVDAIWISPFFKSPMKDFGYDISDYRDIDPMFGTLNDFDELIDKAHQRNIKIIIDQVLSHTSDEHAWFSESRASQTNAKADWYVWADAKPDGSPPNNWLSIFGGVAWQWDSRRCQYYLHNFLTEQPDLNFHNPEVRQAVLDNVEFWLKKGVDGFRLDAINFCFHDQQLRDNPAKPKELRQGRGFSEDNPYAFQYHYYNNTQPENLAFMAEIRALLDRYPATVSLGEISSEDSLQTMAEYTSGGDKLHMGYSFELLTKDYSASYIRETVSRLEAVMTEGWPCWAFSNHDVERVASRWSKDGKTVDARQASMLTALLGSLRGSVCMYQGEELGLGEADVAFEDLQDPYGITFWPNFKGRDGCRTPMPWHTEQQHAGFSEGKPWLPVSPAHQSQAVSQQTDTDDSILARYQAFMAWRSTMPELQVGDIEFIDSPEPILAFYRHYQGKTMLCAFNLSEQPTQLALEISHHTEHLELVHHTGHYEQDQLSLPGFGCFFASL; encoded by the coding sequence ATGGCTCATAATGAATGGTGGAAAGGCGCGGTTATTTATCAGGTATACCCGCGCAGCTTTTGTGATACCAATAATGATGGAATTGGCGATCTTCAGGGGATCATTAGCAAGCTCGATTACATTAAGTCACTCGGCGTAGATGCCATCTGGATCTCGCCATTTTTCAAGTCTCCTATGAAAGACTTTGGCTATGATATCAGCGACTACCGAGATATTGACCCAATGTTTGGCACCCTAAATGACTTTGATGAACTAATTGACAAAGCGCATCAACGTAATATTAAGATCATTATCGATCAGGTACTTAGCCACACTTCAGATGAGCACGCTTGGTTTAGTGAAAGCCGTGCCAGCCAAACAAACGCTAAAGCTGACTGGTATGTTTGGGCAGATGCGAAGCCTGATGGCAGCCCACCAAACAATTGGCTATCTATATTTGGTGGTGTTGCGTGGCAGTGGGATTCTCGTCGTTGTCAGTACTATCTCCATAACTTTCTGACTGAGCAACCAGATTTAAACTTCCATAACCCAGAAGTACGTCAGGCGGTTTTGGATAATGTCGAATTTTGGCTGAAAAAAGGCGTTGATGGTTTCCGTCTGGATGCCATTAACTTTTGCTTCCATGATCAACAATTGCGTGACAACCCCGCTAAACCGAAGGAATTGCGTCAGGGTCGTGGCTTTAGCGAAGACAACCCTTATGCTTTTCAATATCATTATTACAACAATACCCAGCCGGAAAACCTCGCGTTTATGGCTGAGATCCGCGCCCTGCTCGACCGCTACCCAGCTACGGTAAGCCTGGGAGAGATTTCATCCGAGGATTCTCTTCAAACCATGGCTGAATATACCTCCGGCGGTGATAAATTGCATATGGGTTACAGCTTTGAGTTACTGACCAAAGACTATAGTGCAAGCTATATTCGTGAAACCGTATCTCGTCTTGAAGCAGTCATGACGGAAGGCTGGCCATGCTGGGCATTCAGTAACCACGACGTAGAACGCGTTGCAAGCCGCTGGTCTAAAGACGGTAAAACGGTTGATGCACGCCAGGCCAGCATGCTCACTGCGCTGTTGGGGTCATTACGTGGCAGTGTGTGTATGTACCAGGGCGAAGAACTGGGCCTGGGTGAAGCCGATGTTGCATTTGAAGATTTGCAGGATCCTTACGGCATTACGTTCTGGCCTAACTTTAAAGGGCGCGATGGCTGTCGTACGCCAATGCCATGGCATACCGAGCAACAGCATGCAGGCTTCAGCGAAGGAAAACCCTGGTTGCCAGTATCACCGGCCCACCAATCACAAGCGGTTTCTCAGCAAACTGACACTGACGATTCTATTTTGGCTCGCTATCAGGCATTTATGGCATGGCGTAGCACTATGCCTGAGTTACAGGTTGGTGATATCGAGTTTATAGACAGTCCAGAGCCAATATTAGCGTTTTATCGACATTACCAGGGGAAAACGATGCTCTGCGCGTTCAACCTCAGTGAGCAACCAACGCAGCTTGCACTGGAAATCTCTCACCATACGGAGCACCTGGAGTTGGTTCACCATACCGGTCACTATGAACAAGATCAGCTATCCCTGCCCGGATTTGGCTGCTTCTTTGCTTCACTTTAA